The Micromonospora krabiensis genome window below encodes:
- a CDS encoding GNAT family N-acetyltransferase encodes MLTIRPEEPDDAEAVARVHVHGWQIGYAGIMPDEVLRRLNVAAWAQRRRDVGTADPEHPFTTLLAEAADGRVVGFTSFGPYRVEQDRADLDPTWGEVLALFVEPDHWGDGTARTLLAAARTGLATRGWSAYRAWVLAGNRRARRFCERAGLSPDGERSTYPVPLSGGRPPVDLVELRYTGRLDG; translated from the coding sequence ATGCTCACCATCCGCCCCGAGGAGCCGGACGACGCCGAAGCGGTCGCGCGGGTGCACGTCCACGGCTGGCAGATCGGCTACGCCGGCATCATGCCCGACGAGGTGCTGCGGCGGCTCAACGTGGCGGCCTGGGCCCAGCGCCGGCGCGACGTCGGCACCGCCGACCCCGAGCACCCGTTCACGACCCTGCTCGCCGAGGCGGCCGACGGACGGGTCGTCGGGTTCACCTCGTTCGGGCCGTACCGCGTCGAGCAGGACCGCGCGGACCTCGACCCGACGTGGGGCGAGGTGCTCGCCCTCTTCGTCGAGCCCGACCACTGGGGCGACGGCACCGCCCGTACGCTGCTGGCCGCCGCCCGGACCGGGCTGGCTACGCGCGGCTGGTCGGCGTACCGGGCGTGGGTGCTGGCGGGAAACCGGCGGGCCCGCCGGTTCTGTGAGCGGGCCGGACTGTCACCGGACGGTGAACGGTCCACCTATCCGGTGCCGCTCTCCGGCGGTCGTCCCCCCGTCGACCTGGTCGAGCTGCGCTACACCGGCCGCCTCGACGGGTGA
- a CDS encoding glycosyltransferase family 87 protein, which translates to MAQGAGRTIWQAVSVLLLAVAVAAFLAVAAVRHGFFDLQVYYGALNFWVHGGGEIYDYLRPLTQYGFTYPPFAALVMLPMAYVPWLGAIAISVTATVVVTALLFWWLVDPIARRAGWTRWYALAVALCLAAAFEPMRETVNFGQVNMLLLFLVAVDLLRLLPAGNRWAGVGIGLATAIKLTPGIFVVYLLVTRRWRAAFTATATAAGASLLAAALFPNASREFWTEALWNTGRVGELAFVSNQSLRGVVARLDPQHPSTVAWLVLVLGTLALWAWRSRAAAAAGDEATGLALTGVVMCLVSPVTWVHHLVWLLPALILLVDNAMAAPGGSRRRRLLLVAALVGYALLSSRIVWSWERDFTGVDGFLGSNTYVWISLALLAFLPVRRPVEPGGSPVEAAGVAQLDQVDGGTTAGERHRIGGPFTVR; encoded by the coding sequence CTACGGCGCCCTGAACTTCTGGGTGCACGGTGGCGGGGAGATCTACGACTACCTGCGCCCGCTCACCCAGTACGGCTTCACCTATCCGCCGTTCGCCGCGCTCGTGATGCTGCCGATGGCGTACGTGCCGTGGCTGGGCGCGATCGCGATCAGTGTCACGGCCACCGTTGTGGTGACCGCGCTGCTCTTCTGGTGGCTGGTCGACCCGATCGCGCGGCGGGCCGGCTGGACCCGCTGGTACGCCCTCGCCGTGGCGCTCTGCCTGGCCGCCGCCTTCGAGCCGATGCGCGAGACGGTCAACTTCGGCCAGGTCAACATGCTGCTGCTCTTCCTGGTCGCGGTCGACCTGCTCCGGCTGCTGCCGGCGGGCAACCGCTGGGCCGGGGTCGGTATCGGGCTGGCCACGGCGATCAAGCTGACCCCGGGCATCTTCGTCGTCTACCTGCTGGTCACCCGGCGCTGGCGGGCGGCGTTCACCGCGACGGCGACCGCGGCGGGCGCCTCACTGCTCGCCGCGGCCCTCTTCCCGAACGCGTCCCGCGAGTTCTGGACTGAGGCGCTGTGGAACACCGGCCGGGTGGGGGAGTTGGCCTTCGTCTCCAACCAGTCGCTGCGCGGCGTCGTCGCCCGGCTAGACCCGCAGCACCCCAGCACCGTCGCCTGGCTGGTCCTGGTGCTCGGCACGCTGGCCCTGTGGGCCTGGCGGTCCCGCGCCGCCGCCGCGGCCGGCGACGAGGCGACCGGCCTCGCGCTCACCGGCGTGGTGATGTGCCTGGTCAGCCCGGTCACCTGGGTGCACCACCTGGTCTGGCTGCTTCCGGCGCTGATCCTGCTGGTCGACAACGCCATGGCGGCGCCCGGCGGCAGCCGCCGGCGCCGTCTCCTGCTGGTCGCCGCCCTCGTCGGGTACGCGCTGCTGAGCAGCCGCATCGTCTGGTCCTGGGAGCGGGACTTCACCGGCGTCGACGGCTTCCTGGGCAGCAACACCTACGTCTGGATCAGCCTCGCGCTGCTCGCGTTCCTGCCGGTGCGCCGGCCGGTGGAGCCGGGCGGGTCACCCGTCGAGGCGGCCGGTGTAGCGCAGCTCGACCAGGTCGACGGGGGGACGACCGCCGGAGAGCGGCACCGGATAGGTGGACCGTTCACCGTCCGGTGA